The sequence AATAGGCACTGGTCCAGGTTTGTCACTTACTTTCCTGTTCTCCATTGGCCAGTCTCCAACATTAATATAAAATTCCACATCAGGAATTTTTATCTGGAGGAGACAAGACagatataacaataaaatagtTGATATGACATGTCCAATGAAAagtgtataataaaaaaatgatgaaGTACTTATAAAGGTCTGAGACTTTTGTTTTCCAAAATGTTTCAAAGTGAAATAAGACTAAAAGGTAAGAAATAACCTCCGTAGCTTACTTTTCGAGCGAGGGAGAGCAGTATCTCATCCGAGAACATCTTGAAATCGGTGTACTTGCCCAGCGAGCGCCGATGCACCTGGTTGTTTAAGATGGTATAGTGAATGAGTCCACCTCGCTGTGCAAAGCGCTTTGGAACCTCCTGCAGGAGCTGCTGCAGGTCAATAGATGGAAATGAACTGAAATCCTTTTGAATTTGGGGGTCTTCCTCTGGGCACTGCATAACCTTCTGCCACGCTTCCACATCAGACTCTGGACAATCACAGTATTCATGATAAACAGGACCTGGTGGAATTTAAAAGATTTTATTAGGCATATTATGCAAAACTTTTTAAAGAATTGCAGATCATTTGGAAAAGAGTTTGTCTTTACATAATACTAATAAATGACACTTTTGCGTACATTTAAagattactttttatggaaataatatactttaaaagaatataagTGAGAACTGAATGCAGTGTTTTTAgacatttaattgtaatttaatgtattaaagaagattacatttatatttaaatacatctttatatgtaacTTCATCACTACTTCTGAtgtctttgaaatattgttaaagtGTACTGTACAAGCATCTATGGTAAACAAAAATacactttaatgtaatttctattgaCACTTGTCAcgtatttaaatttatttgtatttgcatatttgtaatgatgaagttgcaatttagtacatttaaactatattaactttaaatgcaATACTGAATAACACACTacaattataatcaagtacttttcatgtgctttagtatattagtcaacacatcaaaataagtgtacttctatAAAGGACAACAgaagaatatcatattaaatgctggatggcttgtcttgataaatggcatgcaattaattttaaaacgcattgtatgatggagaaaattctgtgttacggttattaaaaataaagctgcatctgattatgctatgttagctacttgacaaaatagtgtttttctctgagacatggtaaagcatggtactctcaaaaagaaaattagatttaaacaatgatTAAATGTGATGAGctaaataacaataattagttttctgtctataaatatatcaaaacagttgttcccttgcctaacatgtaaaacatgtaaatattaaaccatctttcatggtttctacaaaataaaacaggaaacagagggtaacgcgggtatgacgcaattaaCAGGCGACTCCCCGCACGTCCCGGAgacttggttaaaattgcaattttctcacgatttacaaatagttgcaaacatttgggatattgtaagtactcaagtgaacaaaatatataacactggcctagtggcttttggatattttactgcaaaatccttacatattgcacctttaagtggcCTATTTCCAGTGGCCTaaatccagtttttttttttttttttttttttttaaataggcttAAAAATTGAAGTACACTTCAAGTGCAACTACTGTAATTATGTATAATCTCTCTACAAGTGCAAAAGCAAAATATAAAGTTTGACCTGCAGGGGCTGGCTTAAACTAACCCACATCTATCAATGTCCAAAAAAACTTTACCTCTAAGAGTGTATGGTGACTTTGCCACTGGCTTATCTTGATACAAAACTTCAATCTTCAAACCCTTCAAAGAACTTCCATAGAGGCGGTATCTGACAAGTAGGGAGCCATCGCCCCGATCCAATGGTGCTGGGACATGGATACGAAGATACTCCTTTTCTAATGAGGATATCTTCACTTTGAAAGAGTCTTTAACTAAAAGAAATGAAACAGAAATCATAAGGTGTCCAAGAAAAGAAACGGACATGCACTAGTTTGAACTAAACATAGCTTTCAGTCAATTTACACAAAggaaattaaagtaaaaatgtatatttgcaTTGATCTCTAATATATTACTAAATACTGACTTTTTAAACCAGAAGAACATTGTGTATTACTGCAACAGAGATCTTAAAAATCGGATAGtccttaataataaaaaacatcatTCAAAACAGATACAAACACTATCTAATTATTATATGCTGTAAAACAGAACAGTAGAATGTACGTTCAAACATTAGAAATGTCATTAAGTTTTAAGGCTGATACGTTTTTTTAACCCCCCTGATATGATCTAATTTCCAatagatatttttatatatgattatatatatatttacattcttACCAGGAGATACAGTGATGTTTCCTCCTTGTGAACCAACAGTCTGAATGAAGAAGTATCTGACAGGAAGCACAACATCAGGATTCAGTCCAGGACCCCACACGAGACATTTACCCGGATCAATCTCAGTACTCTGACAAAAGCCTACATTTAAAGCTGTAATAATGACCAGGGCGAAGGCAACATTTGGAAAAGACTTTCTAATGTTTAAATGAGGGATCATTTTATCTGCTTTTCCTGTCGCTAAGAGCAACAGAGGATTGAAAGGGGACTAAATTACAGCTAAAGTTTACTGCAAAGCTCCTACGAATTTATTGGCATGGTTAATACAGACGTTTTTTGCTTATTCTTGTTTTATATACTCGGACTTGTTGCATTTAGGTAGAAAATAAGAAGTTACGAAATAATTAGGGTGGCTTTTGAGTGTGGCGCTTGTGCTGCAGTGCGCCTCAATAATAAATCCGGCGAGTTTCAAAAACTATTCAAGAGTTCCGGATCTTATGAGAATGGAAGTTCCGATTGTAATATCACAAATTTGCAGTTCATTTTATCAGCATTTCATGCAAAATCATAGActgtaataaaaatatcattggcttttatttttatgaaattatattttatagggGAAATTTTACTTTTTAGGTGAATAAAGTtagagattttttatttttatttttttcattgatCATCAAAGTAATTTGTATATTCCACTCAGTGCTAACACAAAAAAACtagcactgaaactgtaattttgaccttcaaccgtttggaggccattgaagtccactatatggagaaaaatcctggaatgttttcatcaaaaaccttaatttctttcgactgacgaaagaaaaacatgaacatcttggatgacatgggggtgagtaactatccaaaaaatattcatattattttCCCCATACTGTTTTCTCGACACAACCAGCACTgatattcttttaaataaaacaatggatCTAAGAAGCTCATATATTTCTcatattttttctgtttgtttttcagatTTCTTTGTGTTTCTCTATAACGTGGGAAAGATGACTGTATCTGGAACATTTGGCAGCGTGTTCAAGGGAACACGCAAATTTAATGGCAAAAAGGTAAATCACCGAATTGTACCAACAtttttgggaatgtgcatgttgatccagatgattgggtcttctgaagtcctcgcaggagttggtGCTGTCTTCTTCAaaggtgttggtcatctgagatcttcttaagaggctggatccaaactgaagctgatgtactctctagtcacctcgggataaaacagaaaagcaaatggagaataattagcgtagctgctgttaataacattaagcaaagatagtcatgtgcaattgatctgatatgagatgcattatgtgaattcttggctaaagagatgtgtctttaatctagatttaaactgggtgagtgagtctgagccccgaacattatcaggaaggctattccagagtttcggagccaaatgtgaaaacacaCTCCCCCTCCTTTggtggacttagatatcctaggtacaaccagaagtccagagttttgtgatcttaaagagcgtgaaggattgtagggcgatagaagattggttaagtatacaggagctaaaccatttagagccttataggtcattagcaatactttataatcgatacggaacttaatgggtaaccagtgtagagatgataaaattggtgttatatgatcatattttcttgacctggtaagaactctagcatctgcattttgtactaattgtagcttgtttattgaggaagcaggacaaccaattgaggaagcaggacaaccaaagatatatatttttttaaatttgatggCTTAATACTGGTTGAATACGGttatcaaaactttttttttcttgcaggtTGCCATCAAGCGGATGCACAAGTTTGACAACTTTCTTAATCTTGATATTGTAAGTTGGCCAAAACTTGAATATGCATTTAGTTGTTTAAGTGCAGATTGCTGtagttaaagtccccctgtggtcaattattttatcctttaaaactcatctttgatcaccaaactgacatattttttaaaaattcaagtgaaaaaaaaaattcttcatgccttaaaatagcttgtaCACCCTTATTTAATATACATGGAtcaattaatatgcaaattagccacGCCTTCACTATTCCTTGGTTTTGTGTTTTCTCAGAAGTAGAAAAGAATATTTTCAAAGGctttataaaaaacaaatgcaatGTTGTGGAGAACTGCAGTAACCACAATAACAGAACAGCTTTTGGAGAGGTTTAGCTTCAGGCCACCCCTGGACCTGCTGATGCAGCGAAAACGTTGTTTCCGCAGTCCTATAACTGTAGAGCGTGTCCTTCCATGGGCCTGATTAAATCTTTCCTCTGCAATGGTGGCTGGATGCTGCAAAGGTGTCAAGAGGAATGGGCGAAGAGGATATCCACTGTCTCCCAGCAGCCAGCTATCACCAAAGCCACCCTCTTCAGCAATCTGGCAAATTGCAGAATTGGCCCATGCGAAAGAGTCATGTGTGCTTCCAGGCCATTTTGCCACAGTGTCAGTGAACATCCCCTGGTGATCACACACTACTTCAACATTAATGGCTGGATAGCCCTTTCTGCAAATGTACAAGGGCTCATTTACCACAGGGCTTGACACTGGGATAAGGGTGCCAATCACTCTGGGGATGTTGGCAATCCTATAGAATTgttgattggtcagctggatcTCTTCAGGAGTTTTGGGGAAAATCAGGATGTTGTTTATCAGCTCTAACAGCAAAGGTATTACTGCTTTCACAGTTCTGCTGACTGAAGACTTGCTGAGCCCCAGGCCATCCCCCACCACCTCCATAAAACTTCCAACAGCATAATAATACTATAGAATTGTTGATTGGCCAGCTGGATTTCTTCAGGAGTTTTGGGGAAAATCAGGATGTTGCAGCTAACAACTGCACTGCTggacttaaagggatactccaccgttttttcatattaaactatgttattcccttaacttagacgagttgatacatacctctcttgtctcagtgcgtgcactaaatcgctctgtcttgcggcgaaactttgttagcacttagcttagcccagttcattcaataggggtcaagcagagaagctaccaaacacctccacgttttccctatttaaatacagttactcgagtagtgtaacttgacctaggacggtgacacaaaacaaaacgttgcgcttttctaagtgtgtaaaatggataactatattgtatggcggaataccatagcaagtgctcgggagcactttgacttggagcagtaatatcttcactccgctccctctcctgtaaatGTCACAttggttctattgacggaaatgagagggaggaggagagagagcgggggctggtgagaggacttttcacgagtgaagatattactgctccaagtcaaagtgctccagagcacttgctatggtattctgccatacaatatagttatccattttacacgcttagaaaagcgcaacgttttgttttgtgtcaccatCCCCTTTGAAGGTGTGGTTTCACTATCTGAAGTAGTTCAAGGATCTTGGTCCTTGGAAGCTGGAATTTTCTTAAGATGACATCATCAGATAGTGAGTCAAGGTGGGTAAAATGTGTCCTAATGTAGGCATTTATTTACACTGACTGACTTCTGCGTCGCCTTCTGTGCTCAAGCCCTAGGATTCTTTGTAAAGCTGCCATTGTTGAGCACTTggaacacacatacacactgttTTATTAGGAGAGTCCTTAGTACACCTGCTATTGATGCACCAGAGAGATAACAGAAACACCTAATACTAATAATCATTCTAAATTAACTACCTACACATGATCTCTCTTTGATTTGTTATAGTAATAAAGGTTTTGTGTCATGTTTGGCTTATATTTTTATTGATGACAGTGTTGGGAATT comes from Chanodichthys erythropterus isolate Z2021 chromosome 22, ASM2448905v1, whole genome shotgun sequence and encodes:
- the poglut3 gene encoding protein O-glucosyltransferase 3 gives rise to the protein MIPHLNIRKSFPNVAFALVIITALNVGFCQSTEIDPGKCLVWGPGLNPDVVLPVRYFFIQTVGSQGGNITVSPVKDSFKVKISSLEKEYLRIHVPAPLDRGDGSLLVRYRLYGSSLKGLKIEVLYQDKPVAKSPYTLRGPVYHEYCDCPESDVEAWQKVMQCPEEDPQIQKDFSSFPSIDLQQLLQEVPKRFAQRGGLIHYTILNNQVHRRSLGKYTDFKMFSDEILLSLARKIKIPDVEFYINVGDWPMENRKVSDKPGPVPIISWCGSTDTRDIILPTYDITHSSLEAMRGVTNDLLSVQGNTGPVWSDKMDKAFFRGRDSREERLHLVTMSKENPELLDAGITAFFFFREREKELGKAPLVGFFDFFKYKYQVNVDGTVAAYRFPYLMLGNSLVLKQDSPYYEHFYTHLKPGVHYIPVKRDLSDLIEKIKWAKNNDTEAEAIAKTGQSVVRDLLQPHRLYCYYYTVFQTYANRQSTRPVVHPDMEIVPQPSDHSALCNCERRSEDQNLQQKDEL